Proteins from a single region of Candidatus Saccharibacteria bacterium:
- a CDS encoding S8 family serine peptidase: MTLHSAISHIKNKVLLTSVVGLLLILAISLGWALYANAFQKTSSTANLKQVASSVIRTSNLAKSRLAVQQSGLQETRVTPLPGKGGLITVTGSTSALNSVERTMQADSGFKIFPNYNYKPAITPNDPLFANNSQWNLTKINAPQAWDTATGSQETTIAIIDSGVLFSQGWAASPDCPTQTPCQQSDLPTQRAWVNSGEVGSSSTEGPAPNCTTQSIPIDKSCNNIDDDSNGFIDDTKGWDFMGGWRGDSAACPNFASPTTYQSSTYPEYITYDNDPQPYSCDSPAHQNELNRNHFNGSCQAFESACYTSHGTSVAGIAAASSNNSNLIAGIDWNTKIMSLRALDGYGWGNSALITAAVEYATQMGADVINLSLAVYDTNGDCTVTDQLLEDALASAKAAGIIIVGAAGNGGTEGVCYPGRSVHALATGATTSSDTRASFSSYGAGLDVMAPGAGVATILAPDKSNNYSSSSLGANGTSFSAPHISGIASVLIGKNPTLTPAEIRDTIAQSADRVAGMEGASYTKEYGFGRVNMKAVVDTTLPTYSPLQDPRQMWLSEATQKTNLLTGEKSGEVLSRERIVRFTTKTLVNGVWYLRSEHDTNNSFHFGIPFSALREMPSYTPLVQPRDMKLAYDTQKTSLLTAQKSGETFLKGRVIRFTTKTYLNGVWYLRSEHDTNYNYHLGFPLSSLREK, translated from the coding sequence ATGACATTACACTCTGCAATTTCACATATAAAAAATAAAGTCCTACTTACTTCTGTAGTAGGACTATTACTAATACTCGCTATCTCACTTGGTTGGGCGCTTTACGCCAATGCTTTTCAAAAAACGTCTAGTACCGCCAATCTAAAACAGGTGGCCAGCAGCGTCATCCGTACGAGTAATCTCGCTAAGTCTCGCTTGGCCGTACAGCAAAGTGGTTTGCAAGAAACGAGGGTTACACCCTTACCGGGAAAAGGGGGATTAATTACGGTTACCGGCTCTACTTCTGCGCTAAACTCTGTTGAACGCACGATGCAAGCCGACTCTGGTTTTAAGATATTTCCCAACTACAATTACAAGCCAGCTATTACACCAAACGATCCTCTGTTCGCCAATAATTCTCAGTGGAACCTCACAAAAATTAATGCTCCACAGGCATGGGACACAGCTACGGGGTCACAAGAAACCACTATCGCAATTATCGATTCCGGGGTTCTTTTTAGCCAAGGCTGGGCGGCTTCACCAGATTGCCCAACGCAAACCCCCTGCCAGCAATCCGACCTTCCTACGCAAAGAGCTTGGGTAAATTCTGGTGAGGTTGGTTCTAGCTCTACTGAAGGTCCTGCACCAAACTGTACAACCCAAAGCATTCCTATCGACAAATCATGTAACAATATTGACGACGATAGCAATGGGTTTATAGATGATACTAAAGGCTGGGATTTTATGGGAGGCTGGCGCGGCGACAGCGCAGCCTGTCCTAACTTTGCAAGCCCAACAACATACCAAAGCTCAACCTACCCAGAATACATTACCTACGATAATGACCCGCAACCGTATTCATGTGATAGCCCAGCTCACCAAAACGAGCTGAACCGCAATCATTTTAATGGCTCGTGCCAGGCATTCGAAAGCGCCTGCTACACAAGTCATGGAACATCCGTTGCTGGCATAGCAGCAGCATCTAGCAACAACAGCAATCTGATTGCAGGTATAGACTGGAACACTAAAATTATGAGCCTTCGTGCCTTGGACGGCTACGGATGGGGTAATTCGGCACTTATTACGGCGGCTGTCGAATACGCCACGCAAATGGGCGCAGACGTTATCAACCTGAGCCTTGCCGTATATGACACTAATGGAGATTGTACGGTTACCGATCAGCTTTTGGAGGACGCGCTCGCATCGGCGAAGGCGGCCGGCATTATTATCGTAGGAGCCGCGGGCAATGGCGGTACAGAGGGCGTATGCTACCCGGGGCGCTCTGTCCACGCATTAGCCACAGGAGCAACGACTTCTAGCGATACGCGCGCCTCGTTCTCAAGCTATGGAGCCGGGCTCGATGTCATGGCACCCGGAGCGGGCGTTGCAACAATTTTAGCACCAGACAAATCAAACAATTACTCTAGCAGTAGCCTCGGCGCAAATGGAACGTCCTTTTCAGCACCGCATATATCTGGAATAGCCTCGGTACTTATCGGCAAAAACCCAACTCTCACTCCCGCAGAGATTCGCGATACAATAGCGCAAAGTGCAGATAGAGTTGCGGGCATGGAAGGTGCGTCTTACACAAAAGAGTACGGCTTCGGCAGAGTAAACATGAAAGCTGTTGTCGACACAACCTTGCCCACCTACAGTCCACTCCAAGATCCCCGGCAAATGTGGCTCTCGGAAGCAACACAAAAAACCAATCTTTTAACGGGCGAAAAGAGTGGCGAGGTGCTTTCAAGGGAGCGTATTGTACGCTTTACTACCAAGACACTTGTCAATGGAGTTTGGTATTTGCGATCCGAGCATGATACTAATAACAGTTTCCATTTCGGCATTCCTTTTAGCGCGTTACGCGAAATGCCGAGCTACACACCGCTAGTTCAGCCAAGAGACATGAAACTTGCCTACGACACGCAAAAAACCAGTCTTTTAACAGCACAGAAGAGTGGCGAAACCTTCCTAAAAGGACGTGTCATACGTTTTACAACCAAGACATATTTAAATGGGGTGTGGTACTTACGATCCGAGCACGACACAAATTATAACTATCACTTAGGATTCCCCTTGTCGTCACTCCGCGAGAAATAA